Proteins encoded by one window of Octopus bimaculoides isolate UCB-OBI-ISO-001 chromosome 4, ASM119413v2, whole genome shotgun sequence:
- the LOC106881070 gene encoding uncharacterized protein LOC106881070, producing MPLRPYELPNSVFPREFGWHFEMQHVAERRTRVGKRLTMQDYYSYFNTMLWRHKSRLKHAYKGHDNTSFEVKDNPAADCEQNQTHDEITNSLACRYVSSPEAMWGLSEFKVHDTSHTDYRLAVYLEDQQRVYFHRGSAKQTAHAERDRETTLTAWFKLNVHDDVDAKNHLYPDIPLLYVFNEHTRTLTSRQMNTNIISRIYTVSPRDRKISLVNVAATCFRRVSLQDLRTVEREILRIVKASCLRYGLLSSDDKLEHALLEAAACRMPLQLRVMFAACRMPLQLRVMFAALCTYMNSENALHLWTTHKESMIEDFLQQGFNVEHAENMGLHSMQF from the exons ATGCCACTTCGACCCTATGAGCTACCCAATTCTGTTTTCCCACGGGAATTTGGATGGCATTTTGAGATGCAACATGTCGCGGAACGCCGAACTCGTGTGGGTAAGCGTCTGACAATGCAAGATTACTACAGCTATTTCAACACTATGTTGTGGAGGCATAAGTCAAGGTTAAAG CACGCGTACAAAGGACATGACAATACTTCTTTTGAAGTAAAAGACAATCCAGCGGCAGATTGTGAGCAGAATCAAACCCACGATGAAATTACTAATAGTCTTGCTTGCCGATATGTTTCTTCTCCAGAAGCAATGTGGGGACTGTCAGAGTTCAAGGTACATGATACATCTCACACTGACTACAGACTTGCAGTATATCTTGAAGACCAGCAAAGAGTTTACTTTCACAGAGGCAGCGCTAAGCAAACTGCTCACGCAGAGAGGGACCGTGAGACTACCCTCACTGCATGGTTCAAACTGAATGTGCATGACGATGTTGATGCAAAGAACCACTTGTACCCTGACATTCCGCTACTTTATGTGTTTAATGAGCACACTAGAACATTAACATCAAGACAAATGAATACTAATATCATCAGTAGAATATATACAGTGAGCCCTAGAGACAGAAAAATTTCACTTGTGAATGTTGCTGCTACATGTTTCAGGCGCGTGAGCCTCCAGGATTTGCGCACTGTAGAAAGAGAAATTTTGCGAATAGTTAAGGCATCATGCCTGAGATACGGTCTTCTCTCAAGCGATGACAAACTGGAACATGCTTTGCTAGAAGCTGCTGCCTGTCGGATGCCCTTACAGTTGCGTGTTATGTTTGCTGCCTGTCGGATGCCCTTACAGTTGCGTGTTATGTTTGCTGCCCTGTGCACGTATATGAACTCTGAAAATGCTCTTCACCTGTGGACCACTCACAAGGAATCCATGATTGAAGATTTCTTGCAGCAAGGTTTTAATGTAGAACACGCAGAAAACATGGGACTGCACTCAATGCAATTCTGA
- the LOC106881071 gene encoding kielin/chordin-like protein, whose protein sequence is YQEGQNFADACNTCRCINGQVDCTTRICQCTYQGRTYNIGQRFGECDECQCLSSGTVQCSNKPCKCIYNGNTYRIGERFANGCNTCTCKIDGSVDCTTNPCTCTYNHRVYNIGQKFNDDCNTCTCQINGQIECTYKTCRCTHKGQTYKIGQRFHEDCNQCQCLSTGYVQCTTKACKCTYNNQIYNVGQKFRQGCNTCTCEVNGRVSCTNNPCNCLYNGNTYQISATFRKDCNTCTCKADGSVDCTTNPCTCTYKTRVYNFGAQFNDDCNTCTCQNNGQVECTYKTCRCTHKGQTYQIGQKFYEDCNQCQCLSTGYVQCTTKVCKCTYNNQIYNVGQTFRQGCNRCTCEVNGRVSCTNNPCQCLYNGNTYRIGDSFRKGCNTCTCKIDGRVECTTNLCTCNYNGKHYDIGSIWFNDCNKCQCTSGGRAVCEQKPCTKPCIHKGNTYSAGQTFKDDCNTCRCGQFGRVSCTKMYCPPTTCQYYGKTYKEGQTFMTQDRCNVCRCSNGNVKCTKYDCYKQVSKVFY, encoded by the coding sequence TATCAAGAGGGTCAAAATTTCGCTGATGCTTGCAACACTTGCCGTTGTATAAACGGTCAAGTAGATTGTACAACAAGAATCTGTCAATGTACATATCAAGGACGAACCTATAATATTGGccaaagatttggtgaatgtgaTGAATGCCAATGTTTGTCTAGTGGCACAGTCCAGTGTTCTAACAAGCcatgtaaatgcatttataacGGAAATACCTACCGAATTGGCGAAAGATTTGCAAACGGCTGcaatacatgcacatgtaaaatCGATGGTAGTGTAGACTGCACTACAAATCCATGTACCTGTACTTACAATCATAGGGTTTATAATATTGGGCAGAAATTTAACGATGACTGCAATACTTGTACATGTCAAATTAACGGTCAAATTGAGTGCACATATAAAACGTGTCGATGTACACACAAAGGACAAACTTATAAAATTGGTCAGAGATTTCATGAAGATTGTAACCAATGCCAATGTTTATCAACTGGATATGTTCAATGTACAACCAAAGCTTGCAAATGTACGTACAACAACCAGATTTACAATGTAGGTCAAAAATTTAGACAGGGTTGTAATACATGTACGTGTGAAGTGAACGGTAGAGTAAGCTGTACTAATAACCCTTGTAATTGCCTTTACAATGGAAACACCTACCAAATAAGTGCTACATTTAGAAAAGACTGTAATACGTGCACATGTAAAGCCGATGGAAGTGTAGACTGCACGACAAATCCATGTACCTGTACTTACAAAACCAGAGTTTATAATTTCGGAGCACAATTCAACGATGACTGCAACACTTGTACATGTCAAAATAACGGTCAAGTTGAGTGCACATATAAAACGTGTCGATGTACACACAAAGGACAAACTTATCAAATTGGTCAGAAATTTTATGAAGATTGTAACCAATGCCAATGTTTATCAACTGGATATGTCCAATGTACAACCAAAGTTTGCAAATGTACTTACAACAACCAGATTTACAATGTAGGTCAAACATTTAGACAGGGTTGTAATAGATGTACGTGTGAAGTGAACGGGAGAGTAAGCTGTACTAATAACCCATGTCAATGCCTTTACAATGGAAACACCTACCGAATCGGAGATTCATTTAGAAAAGGCTGCAATACATGCACTTGTAAAATCGATGGTAGAGTAGAGTGCACAACAAATCTATGCACCTGCAATTACAACGGCAAGCATTACGACATTGGTTCTATATGGTTTAATGATTGCAACAAATGTCAGTGCACTTCTGGAGGAAGAGCGGTTTGTGAACAGAAACCATGCACGAAACCCTGTATACACAAAGGAAATACATATTCCGCTGGCCAAACATTTAAAGATGACTGCAACACCTGTAGATGCGGACAGTTTGGTCGAGTATCCTGTACTAAAATGTACTGTCCCCCAACCACGTGCCAATATTACGGAAAAACTTACAAAGAGGGACAAACATTTATGACTCAAGATAGATGCAACGTTTGTCGATGTTCAAATGGAAATGTCAAGTGTACCAAATACGATTGTTATAAACAGGTGAGTAAAGTTTTCTATTAG